The DNA region TTTTCCTCTCGTACATTTTCTGGTAAATTCCCCACCCATAAATGTCTGGTTTCCCGGACCATACTGCGTTTTGGTGTCCCCCGATCATACAGAAGATTTTGCTGAGTTAAATCCGGCTGAACGTGTGTTGCGGTTGGCGAGTAGTTCCTCTGACTCGACACTACGGTCGGACCCGCTTGCATTTGAAAGCTGTGTTGACTACGAGAGCCTGAACCTTGCTGTCGAGGAGCGCGCTCCGGTTCATGACGAGATCGCGCATATGCAATGAGCACTCGGAATACCACATGGATCAAATCATCGGACATGACATTTAATTGTAAATCACTTTTAAGTGTTAAAATGTGCATATACGTTGGATTCATGCCCCGGTTTAGATTGCAAGGTAAAAGTCAGATTGGTTGACTTTGCTTTAGTATGACATTTGGACGCCTGTTTGTAGAAGAACATGACTTTAAAAATGCAAGTTAATCATAATCTTGGGGTGTAAAATGTATGAGACGTGTGGTTTACCGCAGACTCTTTATTCATGAGTCAGTGGCAGGACGGTGTTGACAGTATTAGCTTCAGTACTGCTGCTTTGTATACGTTTGCACatccatttgtttttcttcaatttgcttttgggtttggtttgttttatttaagattGGCAAGTCAAAACAAAAGACATAACGAGATCCTCTGTACTCGGGAACTAGTTAATTTAATGCAGATATAATTGAATCAACTCTCTAATAATAGCCCCGTGCGTCTGTATTTGTGGGAGATTAGTAATCGGACCATCTCCCAGTCTTAACTACAACAAGAACGATGCCTTTAACATGATTAGTTAATTGAAAAGACAAGCGTCGCGTCGAATGTAAGCTTAATAATTAAGGACAGTACAGCCTGTTAACAATTAGGATCAACTGTCTAATATGTAAATAAAGGCGATGATTAATCACTGGCTTATTGTGGCAATCAAATGCAGTCTTGAAACACCCAAGATAATGCCCTATCATGTAAGATTTccttattaaaacaaacatttgtctGTTTTCCAACTATGCACGAGGCGTATGATGTGGTTCGCGCATGCGCCAGAATGCGGCAAAACAGGGACCGCAACGGATGATTCGCGCGTGCGCTTTTCACGCCCACATAGAGTTTTGACAAAGAGCGATCACAAACCTTCAGAGTGGCAGAAAATTCTGGAACTTGTACTGAGGTGGAGCAGTTTCTCAAGCTGGATCTTGAGCAAGCCACATAATCTTCAGATTCAGTCTTGAGTCTCTACTGGAATTGCACGGACTTTCTGGATCTGCCTAAATCCTAAATATTTATGGAATAgaactaataaaatgtaattttttgacaGTTCTTTTGGGATTGGATTTGGGATTGGTTGCACGTTGGATGTACAAAAACGCACTTTAGGCCTAAACAATATTGTATGTTATACAATAAATGAATCCACTGGATACTTGGAcaacaaatgttcttttttcttGCTCCTAAACACAAGACGGTGTGGCAAACTTCTAAGGACGTGAAGACATTTATTGCTTTACTATATTGATAAGaataattgtaatgtatttattcGACAGCGGAAACGACGGGATTGTAAACAAAAAAGCGACAGAATGTGGAATGCGTCTGAGAGAAATGTTTTGTCCTTGTATGTCTGAGCGCTTTAAAACGTCTTAGAAAGAACAGCCTCACTGTGGAGAGTTAAACACGCACAGATTGCATACCAGAGCGATTTACGCGTCATAAACAGAACACACACTCGATGTTCCTGAACGTTCGGTTGTTAATTTTTGGCGCCAGTTATCGAAAGAATGTTCTTTGAAATATGACGCCATTTTGAGCATAACCTAGTGTAGACAAAACCCAGCACAACAAAAGAAATGACAGCACGGCCATTTTGTTTCCAGTGGAGCTATTTTTGGctcaaattcagtttaatttcttTAGCGCTTGGCTGCTTCCAAGGAATTGACGTAACTAAATTGTTACAGGGctcaaaaattttaaaagacaTGATGCAATTATGTAGTGAGTGTAATTGCTACTTGTAACTGTTTTTGTTGCGTTAGTAGTTAGTTGTCTTTATTATAATGCCAGGGTGACTCTGGCCAAATTTGTTACTGTTCCTATCCAAGTCACAGATAATCAAAATGAATATtgcttgctatatatatatatatatataatatatatatatatatatatatatatatatataggccaatAGGGGAAGAGGAAATGTAATTCACCATATGCATATAGATATTGaatagctatatttattattatggaaGGCATTCATGTTTTTTTGATGCAGTACTAAAATGGTAAGAGACTAAATCGTCTTGAAATATTTAGGAATTGAAATGCACATATCTCATAAAtacttaaatgtactttttttcattcaaaccacATACCCTCATGGGATtgttaaatgtactttttgtgtgtgtgtgtgtgtgtgtgtgtgtgtgtgtgtgtgtttgtgtgtatatatacatataggtcAAGTTTGTTTTCATCCAAGCCTAGTCCAGTTTCCTTTCGAAATTCCTTAGTTCTCCCTGATTTCCAGGTCTTTTTAATGGGCCTTTAGGAACGTAGGTGACATGCTGTGAAAATAGagtatgttattacattttatgaacAAAGTCTTATCTTCTGAATGCCTTGGGGATCAGATGAAGAGATAAGCAAATGCAATCAATTATTAGTTCTAACCTGATATATGGCTTCCAAAAGGTCTTGAGATGTAAACAGGCATGCAGCTTCACCAGTGAAGCAGATTACAACATGGAGTACATCTGACCAGCTGCCCACTGTAATCAGTAACACAAAAAGCCCACCCAGTCGCACAACAACTGTATTGAGAATCTGCTGGCCAGGCGGATGATGTCGATCTTCTGAAAGATTGATTATATACTCATGATTTGACTCAAATGATGGCCAGTTTTGCAATGAAATTCCAGTGAATAGAACTGTATTAAACCATTAGATTTTGCCAAATGATTGTCTTACCATTCATGTAAACAACCAGCAGAGTGTAGCAGATTGTGAGTGGGGTCCAAAATCTCAGAGCCTCAGAGGTTGATAGAAAGTGTTGGTTTATGTTTGATATAGCAGCAATTCCAGATACACTAAAAGTTATAATTAGGGCACTGCAAAGCCAGGTTAATATAGAACTGCCAGTGGTTAACAGTCCAATGCAAAGTCCACAATAGCGCTGTGTACTATGTATTGGATACATTGTATTCACATGTCGCCATACTCTACTGCACAGGCTTGCCAAGAACCAGCTCAGTCCAACTGCTAGGAGGAGGCTTAACCAGCCTTGTGGTGCCCCCTCATGGAGGAAATTAAGGCTGCAGGTTAGTGCGCAGCCCAGGGAGAACTGGCACTGGACAAGCAGCAGTAACAGTGGGTCATTTATTGAGTCctaaacaaaaagaaacagaacattTTATCCAGAATGATATCGAGTTGTCATGCACAAATGtattaaatgtcacaaataaattAGGCTCATACTGATCCTCCTGTGATCCTGGCTGAAATGGCTCTAAGAGAGAACTCCAACACTACCAGTGATGCAACGCGAGACCCCACAACTGAAAGAACCACTGTTAGGATCCAGAACTGAATTTTCTCTGTTAGTCCACCATTTAGTCTGTTCCGTCGTTTGATGTCTTTTTCAGGATCTGCGATACTTAAAAAAACAGACAAGTGAAATgtacaaaaacatcaacaaaaaaactgttgtatcttattatttattaaatattatatagattatatcaaacatttataaTCTTCAGCCATACAGCATGGGTTAAACAACATAGcacatataaatgtttacctcTGTGCCTCAACAAACAAATACGTTTTTAAAAGGTTACGAAGAACCCAGATTCCACAAGCACCCACGAGCCCTGTGATTAACATAAAACACgagatatatataatttaacaatgcagGGCAATATTAAACCAAAAGATCaatctatatttataataaataatctattgttataaaaaattcTATCAGTAAACTGACTCCTTTATTATTGAACATTTGTGACAATGTTAATTTCATGACTTACCTTGTAAAACACTATGTAAAGGAATAGCACTTGGTGTTAGCCAAGTAGGAACACTCGGCAGAAACCAGGAAATGAAGGACAACATGCCTATGTTAGTGAGAAACTGTTTAATGCACCATTGATTTGTTTACATAGATACTAGTCAAACTGcccccccacacacatacacaaaactaaATCTTAACTAATCAAAATGATCAATATTACTGaccttattttgttattttcagttgCGTTGTTTGTGAACCTCACTCATGTATAACCTTTATCAAGTGCAGATATGAGAGTTGGAGGTTTAGCAGCACAGTTTCAAAGGTCACTTAGGCCTTGATCAGTTTTTACATCTATGATTTGTTTCTCTACAGCCACACAGTTTTAATCTATTAATCTATTCCCATAATTATTTCTGAGGCCTGTTcctgattaaaaattaaaaaaatatgaaataaaaaaacacaacattacatTTCTGCCCTCTGCTTGGGATTATTTTCATTTCCGTTAACTGATATCATGTGTACTTTCCAGAGATTTTACAAGGGGACTTGAACTTTACACTGCATTCACACAAGAGCTTTGAACAGTCAACAATTACCACCCATCCAGAGTagaacattaatattacattttgttgccCAGCAATGTACAATGTAGTTTATGAGGCAAAATAGAAACATATATGGGATTacatagttaataataataatttattaaggaaattgtaattgttttttttttggactagaAAACAGACACACTCTACTTCAATCTTTCATATAGTGAACCGTATTGGAATAGGACAATCAGACATTATTTTGCGATAGTGTTCCTCAAATGCAGCATCCTCTCCTGCACTGAAGTGATTCTTCCAGTCACCAACCTCacctataaaacaaaataaatataaattctgaaaaataatagAACAAATCCAATTTAAATGGTTCATTACAATAATAGtttctaaaatcaaaaaaataaataaaaatcacctttTCTCATGAACTCTGATGCTGTGCGATCAAAGATTGTGTCGGGGATAGTTGAGTAGTTTGCCATGGGGTTTTCTCGCATAGCTGAAAACGCTGTCATTTGCACAATATGCTCTATTGTACTTTTTGATAACTGTCGTTTGAGAAATTGAGCAATGCGGGTTACTTCACGAACAGGGtcctgaaataaattatacaaattactCAAATACTCAGACTTTCCATAGGCTCAAAAAGttatagctcacccaaaaattttaatttgctgaaaactgACTCCATTCATGaatgtagataaaataaaattttgcattaTATCACTTATGAATCATAATGGGAAtctaaacaactgataaaagCAACACAATTATCCATAAGTAattcacacgactccagtccatcaattaacatcttgtgaagtgaaaagctctatgtttttaagaaacaaatccatcaggtcattttacctttaaacagttgcttctggccaaaatatgaatccataataATAACACCTcctgtgaaaaagtccatcccctgttctctcacattaaaatccatgaacatatttgttatttttggacagTTTTTAGACTATTTTCGTATgcaaacagtgtttgatctgtttgatctgtgcatatttctctcctaattcagatgagattaccttttaactggagaaagcaatattatggatagaggactttcTCTATTTtatggtttgaagttaaatgcatcttaatgatggatttgtttttacaGACATGCAGCTTGGGAATTACTTTCataagattactttttttatttttttgttttatgttctgtTTGGACTGACGGCATccattcgctgcagaggatccattggtaagcaagtgaattaatgctacatttccccaaatctgctcagatgaagaaacaatctaCATGTTAAACTGACTGAGGGTGAGAGTATATTAtcaacaaatttacatttttggctgaactacttttttaataagaaaaaatatgtaatataaatatatgttttgcaGAAAGCTGATTGACCTCTTTCATGtcttcatataaaatgtaaaggaTTTTCTTGTTATGCCTTTCCTTCCAGTATCCTTTAACATGGTCATACCAGGATCCCCaacccactgaaaaaaaattcagtcattaatatGAGTTAATTTAAGATATCATAATTAAGCGTATTCCCATTTTACACAAAACAAGGCAAATGCTGTAGTGAACAGTCTAACTGCAGCATTCATGACTAACATTGCCCTTTCATGAACTTCTCCAGATATTGTGGCCAAGGGCCAGGCTCTGGCTGGTAAAGATGCATGCGATCAAAGTGATAATATGAAACCACAGTGTCCTTTGGATTACGGGCCATATATATGACCTATGGAAAAATGAAGGTGGGTTTAGCATTcacataatattgtatttttcaaCACAGCCCATGAAATCTAACCTTCTAACCTTGCAACCAGCATCCCAGAAAGAACGAGGCACAAGCTGGATGGGGAGATGAGTTTTAATAACACGAGGGGGGTCCATAACCTCCAGCTTAGTTATACCTGTAACattagaggttttttttgtttgtttgtttgtttttttatgcacagGATATAccttgcataaatatatatatatgtttaaagtTGCTAAACAGTGTTTGGTTCTATAAAACACACCAGAACTTGAACCATCAGGAGCAGTCATCTCTAAGAATGGCATGCGCACCTGAGTGGGCGCCCGCTTGCACTTTTCAACATCTCCTTCATTCAGGATGCTATCCACTACTTCCTGTGTCCACGTAGTTCCTTTACAGACAAGATGATTTCATTATTCATATTGCATTGTGTTGTTTTCGTCATGTTGTTTTCAGTCTTTCTGTACTCTACCTGCTTTAGGATACGTGGCAATGAGTAAATCCTCCTCTGACGCCTGGAACTTCTCCACTCTTGGCCAGTACTTCACCACCCGCTCTAGTAATGGGATGCCCTGAATATGACTCAGCCTTTCGCGTGTTGTCCCATccatattttccttaaaattagCTGTGATTAAGCATATAACCATTTTAATAACTTTTCACCAAAACGTTTCTATGTAAGACTTTTTCTGTGTCGAATGCTTTCATCTCTCGCTAGGACGTCATGACTGAGTTAATGTTGCTATGTATTTAACGATTTAGTAGTAGACTACAAAACGAAACAATGAAGCTGTTTTTAGGAGAAAataagccgtttttttttttttttttcatttttatacctGGAGAACCTTGGACTGAAGCAGACGGTGAACTTAATGTGCGTTTTGTTGTTGCTCAACTGGTTTACACACATTGTGATTTGTGACGAAATGCGCAGTGGCAGACTGCGCACTTCCCGGTGCGAGTTGCTTTAAATGTTGTGATAAATGTTCTCAATGGTAGCTAGtaaactgggtgccggtgatccgttgagcttTTATAAGCTAATAACCCAAAAAGACGCaatttgtattcattcattctaaCCAGCATATACTTATTCAATCACCTGCATAcaaataggctatatatatgGTTTTGGGCATTTTATAATGAATTTCTGACGTCCACGCGTTCCAGCACGGTGGCTCTATCCTCCCTGCAGCAGATGGCGCTACTGTGTAACGCTTTGGTTCACTGAACGGCTCTCTGACGCTGTAGAGGGAAAATGTGCGTTAGCGTGTGGACTGAGGGAAGCCCCTAGTTAGCCAAGAGTGGAAAACATGGATGATGAGGAGGTCGCCGAGAGTTGGGAAGAGGCCGCCGATAGTGGGGTAAATATGCGATAGATGCGCTTTCCTTCTATCTTCCACAAACAGTCTTTTCAATGTTGACAGCCTCGCGTGGAGCATTAGGCTGATTCATACCACCGGCCTCATGCTAGCGCGCTAGTCACGCCTGTATATTCAGAGTTGGGCGGTAGGCCGCGGTTAAAGGGAAACTGGTCCCAAATCAGATGTTGtgagatatttcttattttaaaccaGTGGGTAAAATATAGATTCGATTTTGAAAATGGCACTTGGTGAAGCGACACGTTCGCGCGTCACGTAAAACAATTTGTGTTCTACGCAAATGACGTAACGTAATGAAATGAAACTGCCTGCTAAGTAATGCTAGTTAACTTAGCTTGGGCAACTTCTGAGGAATAAAAAGGGGAAAATCTTTCTTTGCCACCGCGTAAGAAACCAAAGATGGCTGCCGAGAGGGCTGAGACCTGTTGGATGTCGTAGAGAAGGGACTGTGTCTTTTAGATATGTGTAGAATTTTATGAGTTGAATTTATGCGGAAATACGATTTCAAAGCAGAGGAATATCGAGGTAGGATAGTCTCCATTCAGACAGTCAACAGGCGCTTTTCACAAGTTTTCAATTGGTCTTGGGTTCTGTTGTAAATGATACTATGGGGACAGTGTTATTTGAAATTCCACATATCTTTATTTAGTAAAGTAGGATTTTTGTAGTGATTTATGTGGTGATTTGGATGtttatttgaaggtttgtttgtttatgatatAGTTTTAACTTACAGATGGGTGGATCTTGTGAGCGATACTATTGTTTTGTAGAtgcatttaaaagaattgttAACTCAACgattaaaataagaagaaaaagctGTCGTTTACTCGCAATACTGACCTTTTAAAGCTGTCGTTTACTCGCAATACTGACCTTCCGGTCTCAGTCTCTCCATTAGctttcattgcttttttttccccaacagaaCGAGAATGAATCGTTACTGTGATTGTCATTCGTGCCTAACATTTCCGGTTGTTTTCCATACTCGCAATACTGACCTTTTAGAAGAACGTAATTCATAgtttcacaacaaaataaaaattagtaaattactgaatttttatatttggtgAGATGTTCCTTATGCccttgacagaaaaaaacaagtttatcaGTATTTCATATAGCGTTTCTTAACTCTCAATTATTaccatatatatagagagagagagagagaacgtgcAATATGTTATCATGTATCATGGCTGCTCTTTTAAAACGTGagactttttaaagatttatgtCAGTATTTGTCTGGCAGCCGAGTCAACACCCCAGCCATTAGGTTCTGTAAACACATCTTTCCCTCAAGTGTCTGTTTAGAAAAGCCTTATATTGTCTACCTACACAAGCAGCACTCTGTAATTTGGCCCTGTCATTAATTTAGCTCCTGCACTAAGGATATATAAATaactttgtgaaattgaaaactTGCTGCTGGTTCAGAGGCCCCTCCTTGAAGCGGCCTGCCTGTACTGTTTTTTACCTTTACTTTATGCTATATTCTTCCAGTAGAAGGGTTAATTTTATGTGTTTGACTTAGGAAATGGAAAGAAGACTAGAGGAAAAGCTCCGAATTAGTCAGAAAGAAAGGTATGTCTGGTAATCCTTGACAACATATTTTGCTCGGTGTAGCTTGTTTTACTCTAATCATTTTTTGATGCTCTTCCAGACTTTCAAGTGGCAGTCCGAGCCGTTCTCTGATGAGGACAGCGATCGTAATCCAGGATGACTCCCTCCCCGCAGCACCTCCTCCTCAGATTCGTATTTTAAAGCGACCCTCCAGTAATGGATCTTTAGGATCGTCTGTGACACAGACTCGACCCTCCCCACAAGTAAAATCCTTAGCTCAGCGAGAGGCAGAATACGCAGAGGCCAGGAAGAGAATCCTTGGCAGTGCTACTCCTGATGACACGCCACAGGAGAGACCCAATTCAGACCGGTAAAATACTGACATACTCAGTAGAGCGAAACTCTCATGGTTCTGGAagttaaaactgatatttttaaatataatgcataaaCGTTTCCACACATTCCCATCATGAGCTCTGAGACTGAACTACATAAGCTTCTGTAGAAGGCCATAAGTGAGCATAATAATAGCTGAGTCATCAACTTTCGATTTATATTGTGGATTATGGGAAGATCCttgatataatgtttattattactatagCATACTactattaaattgatcaaaagtgacagtaaagttttttcaatgtattaaaagatttctatttcaaataaagatcTATTGCAAAGATGAGATAAAATGTATGatggtttccagaaaaaatattataaaagtgacagtaaagttttttcaatgtattaaaagatttctatttcatataaagatcttttgcatatttgaatgatttattgtGTATAATATGACACTGGAGAATGTGGCAATGGAGATAATGGTAAtgaattaccatttaaaatagagtaaaatttaatattttattattaaaatattacaacaatattactgtctttactgtatttttgatcaaataaatgcagccttggtgaacaagatttcttttaagaacttattaaaatcttac from Cyprinus carpio isolate SPL01 chromosome B23, ASM1834038v1, whole genome shotgun sequence includes:
- the sult1st5 gene encoding sulfotransferase family 1, cytosolic sulfotransferase 5 isoform X2; the encoded protein is MDGTTRERLSHIQGIPLLERVVKYWPRVEKFQASEEDLLIATYPKAGTTWTQEVVDSILNEGDVEKCKRAPTQVRMPFLEMTAPDGSSSGITKLEVMDPPRVIKTHLPIQLVPRSFWDAGCKVIYMARNPKDTVVSYYHFDRMHLYQPEPGPWPQYLEKFMKGQLGWGSWYDHVKGYWKERHNKKILYILYEDMKEDPVREVTRIAQFLKRQLSKSTIEHIVQMTAFSAMRENPMANYSTIPDTIFDRTASEFMRKGEVGDWKNHFSAGEDAAFEEHYRKIMSDCPIPIRFTI
- the tmem82 gene encoding transmembrane protein 82 isoform X2; protein product: MLSFISWFLPSVPTWLTPSAIPLHSVLQGLVGACGIWVLRNLLKTYLFVEAQSIADPEKDIKRRNRLNGGLTEKIQFWILTVVLSVVGSRVASLVVLEFSLRAISARITGGSDSINDPLLLLLVQCQFSLGCALTCSLNFLHEGAPQGWLSLLLAVGLSWFLASLCSRVWRHVNTMYPIHSTQRYCGLCIGLLTTGSSILTWLCSALIITFSVSGIAAISNINQHFLSTSEALRFWTPLTICYTLLVVYMNDRHHPPGQQILNTVVVRLGGLFVLLITVGSWSDVLHVVICFTGEAACLFTSQDLLEAIYQHVTYVPKGPLKRPGNQGELRNFERKLD
- the sult1st5 gene encoding sulfotransferase family 1, cytosolic sulfotransferase 5 isoform X1, with amino-acid sequence MVICLITANFKENMDGTTRERLSHIQGIPLLERVVKYWPRVEKFQASEEDLLIATYPKAGTTWTQEVVDSILNEGDVEKCKRAPTQVRMPFLEMTAPDGSSSGITKLEVMDPPRVIKTHLPIQLVPRSFWDAGCKVIYMARNPKDTVVSYYHFDRMHLYQPEPGPWPQYLEKFMKGQLGWGSWYDHVKGYWKERHNKKILYILYEDMKEDPVREVTRIAQFLKRQLSKSTIEHIVQMTAFSAMRENPMANYSTIPDTIFDRTASEFMRKGEVGDWKNHFSAGEDAAFEEHYRKIMSDCPIPIRFTI
- the LOC109098378 gene encoding SUZ domain-containing protein 1-like isoform X1; the protein is MDDEEVAESWEEAADSGEMERRLEEKLRISQKERLSSGSPSRSLMRTAIVIQDDSLPAAPPPQIRILKRPSSNGSLGSSVTQTRPSPQVKSLAQREAEYAEARKRILGSATPDDTPQERPNSDRSPRGSSHTLSEENRTGNHVVRQPAGPDGTQGFNQRR
- the LOC109098378 gene encoding SUZ domain-containing protein 1-like isoform X2, whose product is MERRLEEKLRISQKERLSSGSPSRSLMRTAIVIQDDSLPAAPPPQIRILKRPSSNGSLGSSVTQTRPSPQVKSLAQREAEYAEARKRILGSATPDDTPQERPNSDRSPRGSSHTLSEENRTGNHVVRQPAGPDGTQGFNQRR
- the tmem82 gene encoding transmembrane protein 82 isoform X1; its protein translation is MLSFISWFLPSVPTWLTPSAIPLHSVLQGLVGACGIWVLRNLLKTYLFVEAQSIADPEKDIKRRNRLNGGLTEKIQFWILTVVLSVVGSRVASLVVLEFSLRAISARITGGSDSINDPLLLLLVQCQFSLGCALTCSLNFLHEGAPQGWLSLLLAVGLSWFLASLCSRVWRHVNTMYPIHSTQRYCGLCIGLLTTGSSILTWLCSALIITFSVSGIAAISNINQHFLSTSEALRFWTPLTICYTLLVVYMNEDRHHPPGQQILNTVVVRLGGLFVLLITVGSWSDVLHVVICFTGEAACLFTSQDLLEAIYQHVTYVPKGPLKRPGNQGELRNFERKLD